A genome region from Pseudanabaena sp. Chao 1811 includes the following:
- a CDS encoding Rieske (2Fe-2S) protein: protein MAKVKIATTKDVSADKVLKTSANGQSVIVAKVGDKHCAIANKCPHLGLPLAKGKFENGVITCPFHGSKFEICTGKNVEWVDSVVGIPLPDFAKKIVSMGKSSTDVASFTVTQEGEDLFIDA from the coding sequence ATGGCTAAAGTCAAAATCGCTACCACTAAAGATGTCAGTGCTGACAAGGTCTTGAAAACCAGTGCTAATGGTCAATCAGTGATCGTGGCAAAAGTTGGAGACAAACATTGCGCGATCGCTAACAAATGTCCTCACCTTGGACTGCCTTTAGCTAAGGGTAAATTTGAAAATGGTGTCATTACTTGTCCTTTTCATGGTTCTAAGTTTGAGATCTGCACTGGTAAAAACGTCGAGTGGGTAGATTCTGTCGTAGGTATTCCCTTGCCCGATTTTGCCAAGAAGATTGTTTCGATGGGCAAATCTTCTACCGATGTTGCTAGCTTCACTGTTACCCAAGAAGGTGAAGATCTATTTATTGATGCTTAA
- a CDS encoding SLC13 family permease — translation MLTWQAIVSLATFISVIFLLITEWIHFVVAAFLGALLLIITNVITMPEAIGYIGKSHGTLGLFFGVMVMVRAFEPTKVFEYLATQMVILAKGRGDRLLLGIVAITTPICAVLPNATTVMLLAPLIPPMAQEIGVDFVPLLILMVFVANSSGLLTIVGDPATYIVGDAINMSFVDYLMKLSLGGAIAVGVIVAILPFLFRKIWNKKLENLERLPHPKINHPRTLIIGAIITAFVLTFFVIGETLPVPVSPATVALLGAALALMLAHHSKMDTVPHILRDVDWSTLIFFMCIFVLIGSLEKTGVIASMSGVLAIVLGKNIALGSISLIFFVGLISSVVPNIPLVVAMVPLLKQYVVNVGLASPEVLATDFAGQFPSVVLPLFYAMMYGATLGGNGTLVGASSNIVAAGVAEQHGKRISFKVFLRYGIPVMILQLIAATIYVTLRFLIV, via the coding sequence ATGTTAACTTGGCAAGCGATAGTATCCCTAGCGACCTTCATAAGTGTCATCTTTTTACTGATTACTGAATGGATACATTTTGTAGTAGCCGCTTTTCTTGGCGCATTGCTTCTGATTATTACTAACGTAATAACTATGCCTGAGGCGATCGGCTATATCGGCAAAAGTCACGGTACGTTGGGGCTGTTCTTTGGTGTGATGGTGATGGTACGCGCCTTTGAACCTACAAAGGTCTTTGAGTACCTTGCCACCCAGATGGTGATTCTTGCCAAAGGAAGAGGCGATCGCTTGCTATTAGGAATAGTCGCAATCACCACACCGATCTGTGCCGTTTTACCTAATGCCACTACGGTGATGCTACTTGCACCATTAATTCCACCAATGGCACAGGAAATCGGCGTAGATTTTGTACCACTGTTGATTTTGATGGTATTTGTGGCGAATAGCTCAGGCTTGCTTACCATCGTTGGCGATCCCGCTACTTACATTGTTGGTGATGCCATCAATATGAGTTTTGTAGACTATCTCATGAAACTTAGTCTTGGGGGCGCGATCGCTGTTGGTGTGATTGTGGCAATTTTGCCTTTCCTATTTCGCAAAATCTGGAATAAGAAGTTAGAAAATCTTGAACGTCTTCCTCATCCCAAGATTAATCATCCCCGCACTCTGATTATTGGCGCAATTATTACTGCCTTTGTGCTGACATTTTTTGTGATTGGCGAAACCTTACCAGTTCCCGTATCACCCGCAACTGTTGCTTTGCTCGGAGCTGCTCTCGCTCTCATGCTAGCTCACCATAGCAAAATGGATACCGTACCGCATATTTTGCGAGATGTTGATTGGAGTACCCTGATTTTCTTCATGTGTATTTTTGTGCTGATTGGCAGCTTAGAGAAAACAGGTGTAATTGCCAGTATGTCTGGAGTTTTAGCAATCGTATTAGGAAAAAATATTGCCCTTGGTTCTATCTCTTTAATCTTTTTTGTAGGATTAATTTCCAGTGTAGTTCCGAATATTCCTCTTGTGGTGGCGATGGTTCCATTGCTTAAGCAATATGTCGTTAATGTCGGTTTAGCCAGCCCTGAAGTACTTGCGACCGATTTTGCAGGACAATTTCCCAGCGTAGTATTACCACTTTTCTATGCCATGATGTATGGCGCAACCTTGGGAGGCAATGGAACTTTAGTCGGGGCTTCCTCTAATATTGTCGCGGCTGGAGTTGCCGAGCAGCATGGCAAACGCATTTCCTTTAAGGTGTTTTTGCGCTATGGCATTCCCGTCATGATTTTGCAATTGATTGCCGCAACGATCTATGTCACGCTCAGATTTTTGATAGTTTAG
- a CDS encoding ABC transporter ATP-binding protein has product MARSQFQNLQKYLRPYWSDLAIGTVALLLANILGTYIPSLIRGAVDDLGKIKTGDFHHLMNYVWLIAGLSSLMWGIRMTSRVWIFGIGRKIEFSLKQQIFEHLLKLPPSYFANNSAGETISIVTSDVENIRRLMGFALLSIINSVFVYSLTLPAMVAIDPLLTLLSISVYPIMLAIVQRFSGQLRDEQLEVQEELSQVSSLLQEDLNGMALIKTYAQEQNERDAFGKLNDRLLDANLRMARSRNILFPLLGGIASISFLVLIWFGGEKLANPANTTFKIGDLLTLIIYVERLIFPTAILGFVMVTYQRGIVSIERIQGILDIPPAIIDPPNAIALNKEQVTGKIEARDLCFTYPNASQPALDHVSFMIHQGETVAILGTVGSGKSTLASALMRLVEVPSDQIFIDGVDITKMRIEDLRSIISFVPQDSFLFSATMRDNIRYGKPQAYDHEVENFANQARIEQEILKFPKQYDTLVGERGITLSGGQRQRTALARALLVDTPILVLDDALSSVDNQTATGILSNLPRNKTVLFITHNLSAASTCDRIILMDAGKIVQVGNHAELLADSSLYQKLWNQHKLEVSLR; this is encoded by the coding sequence ATGGCGCGATCGCAATTTCAAAATCTTCAAAAGTATCTCCGTCCTTACTGGAGTGACTTAGCTATTGGCACAGTTGCCCTACTACTGGCAAATATTCTGGGTACATATATTCCTTCACTGATCAGGGGTGCAGTTGACGATCTTGGTAAGATTAAAACTGGGGATTTTCATCACCTGATGAATTACGTGTGGCTGATTGCGGGTTTGTCATCATTGATGTGGGGCATCCGCATGACATCCCGCGTCTGGATCTTTGGAATTGGGCGCAAAATCGAGTTTAGTCTCAAGCAGCAAATTTTCGAGCATTTACTCAAGCTCCCCCCAAGCTACTTTGCCAACAATTCCGCAGGGGAAACGATCAGTATTGTCACCAGCGATGTCGAGAATATTCGCCGCTTGATGGGGTTCGCACTACTCAGTATCATCAACTCAGTATTTGTCTATAGCCTGACATTGCCAGCAATGGTGGCAATTGACCCTTTATTAACTTTGCTATCAATTTCGGTGTATCCGATCATGTTAGCGATCGTGCAGCGCTTTAGTGGTCAGTTGCGCGATGAGCAGTTAGAAGTGCAGGAAGAGCTATCGCAGGTTAGTTCCTTGCTCCAAGAAGATCTCAATGGCATGGCACTGATTAAAACCTATGCACAGGAGCAGAATGAACGGGATGCGTTTGGTAAGCTAAATGATCGCTTGCTCGATGCCAATTTACGCATGGCGCGTAGTCGTAATATTTTATTTCCATTACTCGGTGGTATTGCCAGTATTAGCTTTTTAGTATTGATTTGGTTTGGTGGCGAAAAGCTCGCTAACCCCGCCAATACTACTTTTAAGATTGGTGATCTACTAACACTAATCATTTATGTAGAACGCTTGATCTTCCCAACAGCGATTTTGGGATTTGTGATGGTGACTTATCAACGGGGTATCGTCAGCATTGAGCGAATTCAGGGTATTCTCGATATCCCCCCTGCGATCATCGATCCACCCAATGCGATCGCCCTCAACAAAGAGCAAGTTACAGGCAAAATTGAGGCAAGAGATCTCTGTTTTACCTATCCTAATGCGAGTCAACCTGCCCTTGATCATGTCAGTTTTATGATTCATCAAGGAGAAACGGTCGCAATTTTAGGAACGGTAGGTTCTGGAAAATCCACGTTAGCTAGTGCCTTGATGCGCTTAGTGGAAGTTCCATCGGATCAAATTTTTATCGATGGGGTGGATATTACCAAAATGCGGATCGAAGACTTGCGATCAATCATTTCCTTTGTACCACAGGATAGTTTTCTATTCAGTGCCACCATGCGTGACAACATCCGCTATGGTAAACCCCAAGCCTACGATCATGAAGTAGAAAACTTCGCGAATCAAGCTCGTATTGAGCAGGAAATTTTAAAATTTCCTAAGCAATACGATACACTGGTGGGTGAACGTGGAATTACCTTATCTGGTGGGCAAAGACAGCGCACTGCCTTAGCTAGAGCCTTGCTAGTGGATACGCCGATTTTGGTACTAGATGATGCACTGTCTAGTGTTGACAATCAAACAGCAACGGGAATTTTAAGTAATTTGCCGCGCAACAAAACAGTTCTCTTTATTACGCATAATCTATCGGCTGCCTCAACTTGCGATCGCATTATTTTGATGGATGCAGGCAAAATTGTCCAAGTAGGCAATCACGCCGAATTACTCGCCGATTCGTCGCTCTATCAAAAACTCTGGAATCAACATAAACTTGAAGTTTCCCTTCGCTAA
- a CDS encoding serine/threonine-protein kinase, with amino-acid sequence MRLCINPKCPIPDHPDNDNYPTCQGCGSELLIDGCYTVTKLLSDSGGFGVVYEAENPAGQTKILKILKQDLNEDSKAVSLFQQEAFVLGQIEHAGIPKIETYVHHTLENGKMLHGIVMQKIEGVNLEQWINQRGRQPIAQKRAIVWLRQLVEILALVHSKGYFHRDIKPANVMLSPSGQLVLIDFGTAREATHTYLAKIGGIQGVTSICSVGYTSPEQEKGFAVPQSDFYSLGCTMIHLVTGKYPLDTYNPDRDVLEWRSHAPEISEELADLIDALIAHKPSDRPINCEAILKILKEMEQLEKLAPSGKTNAKRKSIKKAIKESTRKATSPVLLTISVIIAAALGLGIGTVIKVSAIGEEISFQLPIFQQKRLTPKRALSGHTDNIQNLALSPDGKTIASASDDGTVKFWEMEGDNSNSIREIKDQGGWVRAVVFISDLQIATAGQDKNIKIIDLASGKVVKSLIGHTNLVNSLAIATASDLLVSGSYDNTVNLWQISTGKLLRSLKGHTDKVLGVAISPDGKYVVSASRDKHLRIWDVKTGETLKILSGHLSDVTCVLITPDGKKIISGSNDKSIRVWDFASGKQLFILTGHDEMIGAIAITSDGKYLVSGDKDSRNSIRLWNLQTRASIWNLIGHTDLVTSLIITPDNHKLISSSQDKSIDIWELPQP; translated from the coding sequence ATGCGTCTATGTATTAATCCGAAATGTCCAATTCCTGACCATCCCGACAATGACAATTATCCAACTTGTCAAGGATGTGGCTCGGAGTTGTTAATCGATGGTTGCTATACGGTAACTAAATTATTGAGCGACTCTGGGGGCTTTGGAGTCGTATATGAAGCTGAGAATCCCGCAGGACAAACCAAGATCCTCAAAATCTTGAAACAGGATTTGAATGAGGATAGCAAAGCAGTCTCGCTGTTTCAGCAGGAGGCTTTTGTCTTGGGGCAAATCGAACATGCGGGAATACCAAAAATCGAAACCTATGTGCATCACACCTTGGAAAATGGCAAGATGCTGCATGGGATCGTTATGCAAAAAATTGAGGGGGTGAATCTTGAACAATGGATCAATCAGCGTGGCAGGCAACCGATCGCTCAAAAAAGAGCGATCGTCTGGCTACGGCAATTGGTAGAAATTCTGGCGTTAGTCCATAGCAAAGGCTATTTCCATCGTGATATTAAACCAGCGAATGTGATGCTGTCTCCATCGGGGCAACTAGTGTTGATTGACTTTGGGACTGCTCGTGAGGCAACCCACACCTATCTTGCTAAAATTGGCGGTATCCAAGGAGTTACCAGTATTTGCTCAGTGGGATATACATCCCCTGAGCAGGAAAAAGGCTTTGCCGTGCCGCAGTCTGATTTCTACTCCCTCGGCTGCACGATGATCCATCTCGTGACAGGTAAATATCCCCTTGACACCTATAATCCCGATCGCGATGTCTTGGAATGGCGATCGCACGCTCCTGAAATTTCTGAAGAACTAGCCGATCTCATTGATGCTTTGATTGCTCATAAGCCTAGCGATCGCCCAATCAACTGTGAAGCCATCTTAAAGATTCTCAAAGAGATGGAACAACTTGAAAAATTAGCTCCTAGTGGTAAGACTAACGCTAAACGAAAATCAATCAAGAAAGCGATCAAGGAGTCCACCCGTAAAGCAACTTCACCAGTTTTGCTAACCATATCCGTAATAATTGCGGCAGCCTTGGGATTGGGCATTGGTACTGTTATTAAAGTCTCAGCTATTGGTGAAGAAATTAGTTTTCAACTGCCGATTTTTCAACAAAAACGTTTAACCCCCAAAAGGGCTTTATCGGGACATACGGACAATATTCAGAATTTAGCCCTAAGTCCTGATGGCAAAACCATTGCTAGTGCTAGTGACGATGGTACAGTCAAGTTTTGGGAGATGGAAGGTGACAACAGCAATTCCATTCGCGAGATTAAAGATCAAGGTGGTTGGGTACGTGCGGTAGTATTTATCTCTGATCTTCAGATTGCCACCGCAGGTCAAGATAAAAACATCAAAATCATCGATCTTGCGTCAGGTAAAGTCGTCAAATCCTTAATTGGTCATACCAATCTGGTGAATAGTTTAGCGATCGCAACCGCTAGTGATCTGTTGGTCAGTGGTAGTTATGACAATACGGTCAATCTCTGGCAAATCTCTACTGGCAAACTGTTGCGATCTCTCAAAGGTCATACTGATAAAGTTTTGGGGGTTGCCATTTCGCCCGATGGCAAATACGTCGTCAGTGCTAGTCGGGATAAACACTTAAGGATTTGGGATGTCAAAACGGGAGAAACCTTAAAAATTCTTTCAGGACATCTATCGGATGTTACCTGTGTGTTGATTACGCCTGATGGCAAGAAGATCATCAGTGGTAGTAATGACAAATCAATTCGGGTGTGGGATTTTGCTTCAGGCAAGCAGCTATTTATTTTAACGGGGCATGATGAAATGATTGGGGCGATCGCAATTACTAGTGATGGGAAATATTTAGTAAGTGGGGATAAAGATAGTAGAAACTCCATTCGTCTATGGAATCTGCAAACTAGAGCATCGATTTGGAATTTAATTGGTCATACGGACTTGGTAACTTCTCTGATAATTACTCCCGATAATCATAAATTGATTAGTAGTAGTCAAGATAAGAGCATTGATATTTGGGAACTGCCTCAACCTTAA
- the glyA gene encoding serine hydroxymethyltransferase: protein MTNLFSLLAASDPTIAGFIGKEIERQRNNIELIASENFTSLAVMAAQGSVLTNKYAEGLPSKRYYGGCEFVDEIESIAIERIKELFGAAHANVQPHSGAQANFAVFLTLLKPGDTFLGMDLSHGGHLTHGSPVNVSGLWFNKVHYGLNKETEQLDFDLIRDLALQHKPKLIICGYSAYPRIIDFAKFRAIADEVGAYLMADIAHIAGLVASGHHPNPIPYCDVVTTTTHKTLRGPRGGLIMTRDAALGKKFDKSVFPGSQGGPLEHVIAAKAVAFGEALRPEFKTYCGQVIANSQALAAQLQERGLKLVSNGTDNHLLLVDLRSIGMTGKVADLLVSGINITANKNTVPFDPESPFVTSGLRLGSPAMTSRGLKEADFREIANIIADRLLNPESDAVQADCIARVQALCDRFPLYPELDYPTIADKEPALAV, encoded by the coding sequence ATGACCAATTTGTTTTCCCTCCTCGCCGCATCCGATCCTACTATCGCAGGCTTTATCGGTAAAGAAATCGAGAGACAGCGCAACAATATCGAACTCATTGCCAGCGAAAATTTTACCTCCCTTGCGGTGATGGCAGCGCAGGGATCAGTTTTGACCAATAAGTATGCCGAAGGTTTGCCCTCTAAACGCTATTACGGGGGGTGTGAATTTGTAGACGAGATCGAGTCGATCGCGATCGAGCGCATCAAAGAATTATTCGGTGCTGCCCATGCAAACGTCCAGCCCCACTCTGGCGCACAGGCAAACTTTGCCGTATTTCTCACCCTGCTTAAACCAGGGGATACTTTCTTGGGTATGGACTTGTCCCACGGTGGACATTTGACCCACGGCTCACCCGTGAATGTGTCAGGGCTGTGGTTTAACAAAGTCCATTACGGCTTAAATAAAGAAACTGAGCAGCTAGATTTTGATTTGATTCGTGATTTGGCGTTGCAGCACAAGCCCAAATTAATCATCTGTGGTTATTCCGCATATCCTCGGATTATTGATTTTGCGAAATTTAGAGCGATCGCTGATGAAGTCGGTGCATATCTGATGGCAGATATTGCCCATATTGCAGGGCTAGTTGCTTCTGGTCATCACCCTAATCCCATCCCCTACTGTGATGTCGTCACCACTACTACCCACAAAACCCTACGCGGGCCCCGTGGTGGTTTGATCATGACTCGCGATGCAGCCCTCGGCAAAAAGTTTGATAAGTCGGTTTTCCCTGGATCGCAAGGTGGTCCCCTCGAACATGTGATTGCCGCTAAAGCTGTTGCCTTTGGTGAAGCCTTGCGTCCTGAGTTCAAGACCTATTGCGGACAAGTAATTGCTAACTCCCAAGCCCTTGCTGCCCAATTACAAGAACGTGGTTTGAAATTAGTTTCTAATGGCACTGACAACCACTTGCTGCTAGTTGACCTACGTTCCATTGGTATGACTGGTAAGGTTGCTGACCTATTAGTAAGCGGTATCAATATCACGGCTAACAAAAATACAGTTCCCTTCGATCCTGAATCGCCTTTTGTCACCAGTGGTTTGCGTCTCGGCTCTCCTGCAATGACCTCTCGTGGTCTCAAGGAAGCTGACTTCCGCGAAATTGCGAATATCATTGCCGATCGCTTACTCAATCCTGAAAGTGATGCCGTCCAAGCGGATTGTATTGCAAGAGTTCAAGCTCTATGCGATCGCTTCCCTCTCTATCCTGAATTGGATTACCCCACGATTGCTGATAAAGAACCTGCCTTAGCAGTTTAA
- a CDS encoding DUF2252 domain-containing protein, producing the protein MSRNIRDRILQFNASKSRDPIPNLLEAKYAAMREDKENPFVFFRATCHLFYEDLPIVSCFKNAPLAWICGDLHIENFGNYKADNRHVYFDINDFDEAVLAPCTWDITRLLTSILVACQTFSVKQSLAEELCQKFLHVYAQTIIEGKAYWMGADTAPKVIADLLSRKTEVKRKEILEERTDLSKDKKNRAIKLDGCKAQEISEKKKQKVKDAMKVFAAKQSNPDFFKVLDVAQRIAGKGSLGLERYVVLVEGKGSPDENYLIDLKKSMPSSLEPYVIWEQPKWNNASDRIVSIQMRSQAIPSAWLETVTIGKDSFVLRELQSTQSPTDHLKIKKWDDQLEQSEELMQALGQVVAWSHLRSSGRQGSAISDELIDFANQSQWKNEVMEYAKSYSQQVHQDWQEFCHDK; encoded by the coding sequence ATGAGTCGCAATATTCGCGATCGCATTCTGCAATTTAACGCTAGTAAATCGAGAGATCCCATTCCCAATCTGCTCGAAGCCAAATATGCCGCAATGCGGGAAGATAAAGAAAATCCCTTCGTTTTCTTTCGAGCAACTTGTCATCTTTTTTATGAAGATTTACCCATTGTTTCTTGTTTTAAAAATGCTCCATTAGCATGGATATGCGGCGATCTACATATTGAGAATTTCGGGAATTATAAAGCGGATAATCGTCACGTTTATTTTGATATCAATGACTTTGATGAAGCAGTACTAGCCCCATGTACTTGGGATATTACAAGACTATTGACAAGTATTCTTGTTGCCTGTCAAACGTTTTCCGTCAAGCAATCATTGGCGGAAGAGCTTTGTCAGAAATTTCTCCATGTCTATGCCCAAACGATTATTGAGGGGAAAGCCTATTGGATGGGAGCCGATACTGCTCCTAAGGTGATCGCTGATTTGTTATCTCGCAAAACAGAAGTCAAACGCAAAGAAATCCTTGAAGAACGCACGGATCTAAGTAAAGACAAAAAAAATCGAGCAATTAAGCTTGATGGATGTAAGGCACAAGAGATTTCTGAAAAGAAAAAACAGAAAGTAAAAGATGCGATGAAAGTGTTTGCGGCTAAGCAGTCTAATCCTGATTTCTTTAAGGTGTTAGATGTGGCACAACGGATTGCGGGCAAAGGAAGTTTAGGGCTTGAGCGTTATGTTGTGTTGGTGGAAGGTAAAGGTTCCCCCGATGAGAACTATCTCATCGATCTAAAAAAATCAATGCCTTCGTCCTTAGAACCCTATGTTATTTGGGAGCAACCAAAATGGAATAATGCATCCGATCGCATTGTGTCAATTCAAATGCGATCGCAAGCGATACCAAGCGCATGGCTAGAGACTGTAACCATTGGTAAAGACTCTTTTGTATTGCGAGAGTTGCAATCTACTCAAAGTCCAACGGATCACTTAAAAATCAAAAAATGGGATGATCAACTAGAACAGTCTGAAGAATTGATGCAGGCTTTGGGACAGGTAGTTGCTTGGTCACATTTGCGGAGTAGTGGTAGACAGGGTTCTGCTATATCTGATGAATTAATTGATTTTGCAAACCAATCTCAATGGAAAAATGAAGTCATGGAATATGCTAAGTCATATAGCCAGCAAGTTCATCAAGATTGGCAAGAGTTTTGTCATGACAAATAG